The following nucleotide sequence is from Gymnodinialimonas phycosphaerae.
GTCCATCCAGATCGGGCCAAGCACGGTTTCACCCGAGGGGAACGCCATCGTGGCAATAGCAGCACGGGCCGCTTCCAGATCCATACCGGCCTGCTGCGCGATGTTGGCCAGCATTTCGTCATTGGGTGCTTCGTTCCAACGGTCGTTGGCCGCCTGGGTCACGGCCAGGAAGGAGGCGACCAGATCGGGGTTCTCGGCCACGAACTCGGCCGGAGCAGAGATCACGTCGAACACCAGGATGCCGACTTCTTCTTTTTCAGCACCGGTCAACAGGATGTTGCCGTACTCCAGCATGCGGGTGTAGCCGCCGCCATAGCCGCAAGCGAAGTCAACGGCGCCTTGCGACAAGGCGGCAGCACCTTCTGGCGGCGCCATGTCGACGATTTCCAGCGACGCGAGATCGACACCGAAGTGCTCCATCTGGCGCAGGAAGTCATAGTGGGCAGCGGTTCCAAGCGGCACGGCGACGCGGCGACCTGCAAGTTCACCCGCGTTGTCGGCGTCAATTTCCAGATCCGAGCGCACGACGCAGTTCTGGTTGTCCGAATAGGTCACGGCGACGTCAACGACTTCGATGTCCTGGCCCGCGGATGCGGCGACAACGAAGGGCGGCAGGCCCTGGGAAACGGCGATATGCACGTCGCCCGATGCCATTGCGGCGGACATGGCGGTGCCGGTCTCGAACGACACCCAGTTGATGGTGACGCCAAGCGCCTCGTCAAACTCGCCATTGGCCCATGCGTCGTACATCGGCAGCGGCCATTCGAGGAAATAGGCGACGGTGATTTCTTCAATGTGGCCGTCGGCCAGCGCGGCTTGTCCGGACGCCAGAATGGCGGTGCCCGCAAGCAACGATGCGATTGTCTTTTTCATCAGGTCTCTCCTGTCGGGATAGTCTTGTTGTTTCGGCGGACACGGCACTGGACTCATTTCTTTTCAGTTCCGGCGCATTTCGCCCCACCTTGTCATTGCACGGAACCCCGGCTCCGCGTGCGGAAGCTAGGCGTCTGCGTTTCTTTGCGTCAAGGAGATTCTATAGGGCCAGATGGCGTGAAAATGGCGGCCAAGCAGAGTCTGTACCTTTGCGCACCGACAGCCCAAGGATTGAAAAGATCGCCAAAAGATTGGTCATGTTGCGACCTGAGGCAGGCCTTGACCGTCGGGCGGGTGACCGCACAATAGCCACGCTCGATCCCGGAAGGAGAGTGTTACGATGACCGCTCAGATCCCTTGGCCCAACTCGCTTTGGAAGCACACCGCCCCAACGTCAGAGGCGCATGCGCCACTGCGTGAAGAGGTCACCGCCGATGTCACCGTGATCGGCGCGGGCTACACCGGATTGCGCGCGGCGCTGGCGCTGGCGGAGGCGGGATTGCGGGTCGTCGTGCTGGACGCGGGCGAAGTGGGTTGGGGTGCCTCGGGGCGCACCGGGGGGCAGGTCAACCCGATGCTGCCGTTCAACTCTCCGGCGCAGGTGAAGGCCATGGTCGGCGCGCGAACGTTCGAAAAGCTGGCCGAACAGTCGCTGGGGTCGGCGGATGAGGTCTTCGATCTGATCAACACCTATCAGATCGATTGCCAAGCCCGCCAGAACGGCTGGTTGCGCGTGCATCACAGCAAGGCGGCGCAGACGAAAGCCAGCGCCGACATTGCCGAGTGGAACGCCGTGGGGGCCGAGATGCAGGTGATCGACCGCGACGCTGTCGCCGCCATTTCGGGCACACGTGCTTACCGAACTGGCACGCTGAACCCCAAGGGCGGCGCGGTACATCCGCTTATGTTCGTACGCGGGCTGGCAGCGGCAGGCAAGGCGCGCGGGGTCGCGATATACGGACAGAGCGCGGTAACGAGGCTTTTGAAGGAAGCGAAGACGTGGGCCACCCGCACGGACGGCGGCGCGGTGAAGTCCGAATGGGTTGTGGTGGCGACAAACGGGTATACGGACGGGTTGGTGAAGGATCTGGCGGCGTCGATCCTGCCCGTCAGCCCGATCCAGATCGCCACCGAGCCGCTGCCCGAGGACGTGATGGGGGACATCCTGCCCAAGGGGCACACGATCTCGGACTCGCGCCGGGTCATCATGTATGCGCGGCGCGAGCCCGACAATCGCATGGTCTATGGCGGTCACGGAGAGCCCGATGGCAAAGGCGGCCTGAAAGGTTTCGAGTGGCTGGTGAAGGATGCCGAGCGCGTGTTTCCCCAGCTACGCGGCGTATCCTGGCCCCACCGTTGGGGCGGCAATATCGCGGTCACGGAAGACCACCTGCCGCATCTGCACGAACCGCAGGCCGGGCTGATCGTGGGCTTGGGCTACAACGGCCGCGGGGTGGCGATGTCCAACGTCATGGGCCGGGTCATGGCAGAGCGCATCCTGGGCGCGCGCCCCGAGGATTTGCCGTTTCCGGTGACGCAGGTTGCGGGCATTCCCCTGCGGCGAATGAAGGTGTTCGGGATGAAATACGTGATCCGGTGGATGAAGGTGCTGGATTACCTGGAAACCCGCTAGCCCTCGGCCTCGATCGCCTTGGCAAGGCCAAGCCGGAACGTCTTCGCCCCGGCATCCAGCCCCAGATCGATATGCGGCGTGACCGCGTGTTTCATGCCCTTGTGGACCTTTTCCAGGATCGCCTTGTCTTCGTTGAAGGCCATGATGGCACCCTTGTTCATGGTCTCGGACATCTCTCGATTGTCGGGCTCGGAGTTGCGGTGCTGGAACCAGAAGTAACGGGTCTTGTCCTCGGTGATCGGTGTCATGAAGTTGTAGGAAACGTTGATGAAGGTGTCCGCCACCGGCGTGGAGCCATAGCCCCCCGTGCCCGGCGGCGTGTAGATCGACATGTTGGTCGCCATGGCGGGGCGCGTCATCTCGTAATGTTGCAGGCGGTCGCAGGGGCCGTTGAAGGCCAGCAGGTTCTCGTAATAGGGCGACGGGGGCTGGCCGAAGATCCATCGCGTGACTTGCACGCCTTGGTCGGTCTTCTTCACGTCCAGTGGCGCACCGTCGGTGCCGCCGCCCGCAAAGCTGGTCACATGAACCCACGCGACGTGGGACGGATCCAGCAGGTTGTCCACGACCCAAAGGTAGTTGCAGTCGATGTCCAACACGCCACCATCGGTCTTGCCCCAGGTGGGGTCGTCGAAGTTGGGGATGTCGAAGATCAGGTCAGGATCGGCGCGGTCCGGGTCGCCCATCCAGATCCAGGTAAAGCGGTAGCGGTCGACGACGGGGTAGGATTTGACCCGCGCACGCGCCGGAATGGCGTCCTTCTGGGTGGGGGCCGCAACGCAGGACCCGGCGCAATCGAAGGTCAGCCCGTGGTAGCCGCATTCGACGGCATCGCCATTCAGCGCGCCATCGCTGAGGGGGAGTTTGCGGTGCGGGCAGGCGTCTTCCAGCGCCACGGGGGTGCCGTCTTGCTTGCGATAAAGGACAATGTGCTCGCCAAGGAAAGTCTCGGCCCGCAGGGTGCGGTCGATGTCATGGCTCCATGCGGCGACGTACCAACAGTTTTTCAGGAACATGGGCGGGACCTTTCGTTTGGGTTGAATATGCGGGGCCGCGGCCCCGCAATCCATCCGATATCGTTAATGCTTCACATTAGGCGCACTTATTAAGCGGATCGGGAATATCGGGCTGGCTTTCCGCCTCTTCTTTGATCCATTTGAGAAATTCCTGCACCTTGGGGCTGTCGTCGGTCTGTTCGCGTCTTACCAGCCAGTAGGACAGCGGCGAACGGGTGATCTGCGCGAAGGGCCGCACAAGGCGACCATCGGCGAGGGCATCCAACACGAGGGGTTCACGCCCCAGCGCCACGCCCAGGCCCTCGATCGCGGCCTGAAGCACCAGGTTGGACTGCCCGAAACGCCGTGTCCGGGCGCGGGACGGCAGCAGGACGCCGCAAGCCTCGGCCCAGTATTCCCACGACGGATTGGCAGAGCCGAAATTGAGAATCTCGTCTTGCAGAAGCGTGTGACTTCCCAGGGAGGCCACGTCTGTCAGGGTCACAGCGACCGAGGGGGCGCAAACGGGGAAAAGCCGCTCACTCATCAAATGATCGACACGCAGGTTGGCAAATTCTCCGTGGCCGTAGCGGATACCGATATCGGCATCGGCAGGATTGAACGGGCGCCCACCGGTGTCGGTGGCAATGGAAATCGACAGATCCGGGTGCGCCAGGTCAAAACGCAGCAGGCGTGGGAATAGCCATGTGAAGGCGAAGCCCGGCAGGCAGGAAATCACCACGGTCGTATCCACGTGAGAGGCGGTGCGGATCTGTGTGCAAACTTCGGAAATGCCACCAAGACCGCGATCGATCTCGCGCGCCAAAAGCGCCCCGTAGCGCGTCGCCTTGGAGGTGCGCGCGCCACGCACCAAAAGCTCTTGCCCCAGCCATTCTTCCAGCGATTTCACGTGTTGGCTGACGGCGCTTTGGCTGACCCCCAATTCGTTCGCCGCCGCCGAAAATCCACCAAGGCGTACCACGGCCTCGAACGCCCGCAGGGAGGCATAGGGAAGGTTGAGGATCATATTAGCGAGACTAATGGAACTCATTAACTCTTTCAAATGGAATGATAGGAAACACCCTCATAAGTTGTAGGCACTCACTATCTGCAAAAGGAGCCTTTGCCCATGTCGCCCGCCGTTGGCGCCCGCAACCTGCTTGAGAACTGCGCCAAGGCGCGGGTCGGTCAGAGCCTGTTGATCGCCGTGGAGCCCCCGGCACTTGGCTACTTCGACGACAAGGTAGCAGCCTGCGTGGCGCGCGAAGCCCGGGAATTGGGCCTGCATGTGCGCCAGGTCGATGTAGGGTTCGAGCCCGACAAGCCGACATTGCCCCCCGCCCTGCTGGCACAGATGGAGCATGCCGATATCGTCGTGTTTTTGGCCCGCCTTGGCGACCAGTTGAGGTTTACCGAGATGCCAGCGGGCAAGACCCTCATCACGTGTTTCGCGGCCACGCTGGAGCTATTGGGATCCTCCTTCGGCACGGGGCACTACGACGGCTTCAAGGCACTGAAAACGGCCACGGACCGGGCCTTGGGCCGAACCCGTGAGATGCGCCTGACCTGCCCGAACGGCACCGATGTGCGCGGGGTGCCCGCGATGGACGGCACGGAAACATCGGTCACGCGTTTCCCGCTGTCGGTCTTCGCGCCCATTCCGGCGCATTCGTTCTCGGGGCGGGTGGCAATGGCGGGGTTTCTGACGGGCACGGGCTCTCGCTACTACACCCCCTATCACCTGGACCTTGACGGGCCGCTGTTTGCGCGGCTCGACGCAGGACGGCTGGTGCGGTTCGAGGGCGCAGCGCATGAGGTGGCCCGCGCCGAGGCCCACTATGATCACGTGGCCCGACGCTACAATCTGGACCGCACCGCGGTGCATTCCTGGCATGCGGGCATCCATCCCGGATGCGGGTTCCCGTGGAACATGGCCGACCACGTGGAGCGTTGGGGCGGCACAGCTTTCGGCAACCCCCGCATCGCCCATTTCCACACCTGCGGTGCACAAGCGCCCGGCGAAATCAGCTGGAACGTCGTTGACCCGACAATCACGTTGGACGGCGTGCCTGTGTGGGAGGACGGCACCTTCCATGCGCATCGCGTCCCCGGCGGACCAGAGGTGCTTGCCCGATACCCGGACATCGCCGCGATGTTCGCACGACCCGACAGGGCCATCGGCTTCGCCGCGCCTGCCTTCGCGCGGGCTTGAACGCCGGGAGCGGTGGCTTATACTTGGCCGCAATGGCGGCGATAGACGGCGGCCATGGTGCGGAGCACTCCCGTCTCCGGTCCCGATGCGCAGGACGTCTGCCGCTTCGGTTAAAGCATACGAGACCTCCGAATGACGCAAACGTCCAAGACGTCAGCGATCGTCACCCCCCTGACTCAGGCCCTGGCCGAGGGGAAGTTGACCCGCGATCAATTGAAGGACTTCATGCAACGCAGCGATGGCCCGGGGCTGCGGCGCGTGGCGTTGTGGCTGGTGATGCTGGCCTGCTCTACGACGCTGGTGGTGCTGGCGTGGGACAGTTGGCTGATCTGGCCCGCGATGTTCGTGCAGGGCGTAATCCTAGTGCATCACTTCTCGCTGCAACATGAGTGCGTGCATTACACCGTCTTTCGCACCCGCTGGCTGAACGACGTTGTGGGACAGATCTGCGGCTACACGATCCTGCTGCCGCACCGCTTCTTTCGGTATGAACACTGCGACCACCACACCTACACGCAGGTGACGGGCGAAGATCCAGAGCAGATCCCGATGCCGACATCGTTTGGCGCATACTTCCTGTATCTGAGCGCCCTGCCCTATTGGAAAACCAAATTCACCGAGGTGTTTCGGCATGCTTCGGGCGGGTTATCCGAGGCCGAGCGTGGTTTCATCCCGAAGGAAGAATGGGCGGCGGTCGCCCGCGATGCGCGACTGATGTTGGGGTTCTACGCGGTGGTGATTGCCGGGATGGCGGTAACGGGCTGGTGGGGTCTTGTGTGGCTATGGCTCATCCCACTGATCTTGGGCGAGCCGGTCATGCGTTTCATCCGCATGACCGAACACGTCGGCCGCCCAACGGTGCCGCAGATGAGCGACAACACGCGGACCAATCTGGTCTCTGCGCCGATGCGGTTCCTGTGCTGGAACATGAACTACCACGCGGAGCATCACTACGTGTCGTCCGTCCCGTTCCACGCGCTGCCAAGGTTGCACGAGACGTTGAAGGACCACATCCATGTGGAGCCCGGTGGCTACATCGGGGCGCATCGCGATATATGGCGACAGATCAGGGCAAATAATGCCGCGTGAGAAGGCGTGGGGGGACGCCATTCCCGTGGCTGAGTTGGAGAAGGGCTGGGTGACGCGGGTCAAGGTCGGTGGGCGGCTTCTGGCGATCTACGACACGCCGAGCGGGCTGTTTGCGTCAGCGGCGCTGTGCAACCACGGCGGTGCGGACCTATGCGACGGATATTTCGACGGGCACGTCATCGAGTGCCCCCTGCATCAGGGGGCGTTTGATGTCCGGAATGGGCGGGCCGTGGGCGCGCCTGCGGTGCGGGCGATGCTGACCTATGAGGTTCGGGTCGAGGGGGGGATGGTGCAGGTGTTGGTGTGAAGCGCCAGCTTGCACTTTGGCAATCTGCGTGCGCCCATGTCTGGGACTAGAAAAGGGCGCACCGTTTCCGATGCGCCCGAAATTCACTTCAGCTTGCGCCCTGTGAAGGGCTTCAGCTTACGCCAGAGCCAAGTTGGCGGCGCTTTCGCGGCCGTCACGGCCGGCTTCGATGTCGAACGTGACTTTCTGGTTGTCTTCCAGCGAGGTCAGGCCGGCGCGCTCAAGCGCGGAGATGTGAACGAACACATCCTTGGCTCCGCCCTCGGGGGCGATGAAACCAAAACCTTTAGTAGAGTTGAACCATTTTACGGTGCCATTAGCCATCGTAAGTCTCCTGATAAATCACTGCCCGCGACATGCGGCAGCTCGGCCAGTCAGTGCTAGATCGTGTCACTGAGCCGTTAGGAGCAGATAAGCGATAGAGGTAACGTAACTTGGCTCGTCTACGCGGGCTGGTGCAGGTAAGCAAGGGTTATCTGCGGAGGGCTTGAGATGGCACGATTCAAGCGGAATCACGCCGTATGGGAGCCGTCACCAATCCTCATCCAGGCGATCTACCTTCCTGAAAAACAGCCAGAGGACAAAGATCGTCCCGAACGGCGACCAAAAAATTGAAAGAAACCACCATGGCCAAGGGCTGTGCCCGCGATCACTTGCCATGCCGCCGATAAGAGCAAACAGCCAAACGATGACGGCAATGAACAAAAGAAAGACGATCAGCGGCACCAAATCCATGGGTTCGTCTATATCTTCCTGATCCGGGTCTTCGCTATTGGGCGCATATTATCACCCCTTCTTCCGCCCCTTCTCTAGCCTCGCGAACAGACGGCTGAGGCCGAAGCAGATGATGAAATAGAAGGCGGCGGTGGTGATCCAGGCCTCGAAGATCATCCGGGTGGAGGCGACGAGTTCGACCGTTTTGTAGGTCAGCTCCTGCACGGAAATCAGAGAGATGATGGAGCTGTCCTTGATCAGCGTGATGAACTGGTTGGCCATCGGCGGCACGACCTTTTTCATCGCCTGGGGAAGCACGATGTAGCGCATTTCCTGGCCCCGGCTCATCCCGATGGACCGCGCGGCCTCGCGCTGGCCCTTGGGGACGGATTGGATACCGGCGCGGACGATTTCTCCGACGAAGGCGGATTCGAACAGGGCCAGGACGATCACGCCCGAGATCAGGGAGGGGAAGCGGCGCATCTCGCCGAAGAAGAACTCCCACACCGCGATGTCGTCTTGGCGGGCGATGCCCCTCGCCCATCGCTCAAGGTTGAGCAGGTCGATAAGTTGTTGCGATAAAAAGAAAAAGAAGATGAACACTACCACAACGGGCGGAATGTTGCGGAGCAACTCCAGATAGGTCCGCGCCAGCATGCGGATCGTCAGGTTACCGGAACAACGCGCAATGCCGAGGATGGTGCCGAAGATCAGCGCCAATATGCTGGCGTAGATGGAGATGCGGATTGTCGCGGCAAGGCCTTGCAGAAGAAGGTTGGCAAACCACTCCTCGCGCGATGTGTGCCAGCCGACGATATAATTGGGGATCAGGTGCCAGCGCCAGTTGTAGTTCAGCGTGCCCTCGATCGCATAGGCGATGTACCCGAAGAACGCGACCAGCAGGCCTGCGATCAGGTAATCCGGCCAGCGGAGGCGTTTGAAGAACTTTGTCAATGGAAGCGGCTTTCGAAGGGGGTGGGAGGGCGCGAACGCCCCCCCGATAAGGTCTTATTCAGGAACTTGATCTGCCCATTCGTCACCGACGAACCAGTAATCGTGACGCTCTTCCAGCCAGCCGGAACGCGTGCGCGCGGCGATCCAGTTGTTGAAGAAGTTCAGCGCGTCCGGGTCACCCTTGCGAAGCGCGAACGCCTCACCGGTTGGGTTGATCAGTTCATCAAACGGCACGTACAGCACGTCTGGGTTCAGGCGCGCTTCGCGGTCCGGGGTGGGCTGCGAGGACATCGTGGCGTGGGCGTTGCCGTTCAGGACTTCCTGGGTGGAGGCGCCGTCTTCGTCGAAGAGCAGCAGCTCGGCCTCGGGGAACATCTCGGCGATGACCGTGGCGGGCGTGGCGCCCCGGCGACCCGCGAAGGTGATGTCGGGAGAGTTGAAATCGTCGATCGTCATGCCTTCGGTCATCTCGATGTTGGCGAGGATGGCCATGCCGGAATAGGCGTAAGGATCGGTGAAGTTCACCGTCAGGTTACGCTGCGGCGTGACCGACATGCCCGAGATGATGACATCGAAGTTGCCCGCCAGAAGCGCGGGGATGATGCCGTCCCAAGCGGTGGGCACGAATTCAACCTCGACACCGAGGTCTTCGGCCAGGGCACGGGCCACGTCCAGTTCAAAGCCGATCAACTCGCCGTTGACGTCGCGCATGGACCATGGCGTGAAGATCGACAGGCCGACGCGGATCACGCCCTCTTCCTGGATCGTGGTGAGCACCGACTCGGAGGCCAGCATTTGCGCGGTGTCTTGCGCCGTGGCGGGCAGCGTCGTCATGGCGGCAGCGGCCCCCAGGGCGGCACCGAAAAGTCTGCGAGATAAGGTCATGGGTAGTCTCCTTGTTGGATCGTTTAGTTGGTTAGTCTTGGGCATATCGTCGTTCCACAAACGACACGCCGATGGAAAGGATCAGCGTGACGGCCATGTAGACCAGCGCCACGGTGAACCAGATCTCGAAGCTCAGGAACGTGTCCGAGATGATGTTGCGGCCAATCGTGGTAAGTTCCGCCACGGCGATGACGGAGACGATGGCCGAAGATTTGATCAGGTGGACAACCTCGCCGAACATCGGCGGCAGCATGAAGCGCACCGATTGGGGCAGGATGATGTAGCGATAGGTCTGCCCCTCGGTCATGCCGATGGATTTCGCGGCCTCCCATTGGCCCTTGTCCACAGCGTTAATGCCCGCGCGAAAGATCTCCGAGATCAGGACCGAGTGGAACACGGCCAGCGTCAGGACAGAGGCCCAGTAACGGTCAAACCCGAAGATGGGGCCAAGGACGTAGTAGAACAGGTAAAGCAGGACCAGCAGCGGGATGTTGCGGTTGAATTCCAGGAAAGCCACCGCGACGGCGGACCCGATCACCAGATCCGACAGGCGCAGGAGGGCAATCAGCAGGCCAAGGACAGTGGCCAGCGCAAAGGCGGTCGCCGACAGTTGCAGCGTCACCCAAAGGCCCTCGAAAATCTCACCAAGCTGAAATCCGTCGTCGGTGAACGTCCACAGGAATTGGGGCACGCGGGACCATTGCCAGTTGTAGCCCATGTTCTGGGCCCCGGTGTACGAGCCGTAGATGATCGCGGCCATGACACCCAGGTAGATCAGCACCGACATGGCGGTGGAGCCAAAGACCCGCTGCACCGCAGAGGGTTGCGGCAAGGCCGCGCCCCTTGGGACGTGACGCGGCGTATGGTCGACCATCGCCAAATCAGTGCGCCAGAATCTGGTCAAGGAACATGCGGCACCGCTCGGACGAGGGGTTGGTGAAGAACTGCTCGGGCGGGGACGTCTCGATGATCCGCCCTTCTTCCATGAACACCATGGTGTCGGCGACCTTGCGGGCAAAGCCCATCTCGTGGGTGACGACGACCATGGTCATGCCAGTGTCCACCAACTCGGCCATCACGTCGAGAACCTCGTTGATCATTTCGGGATCAAGGGCGCTTGTGGGTTCATCAAAGAGCATGATCTTGGTCTCCATGCACAAGGATCGTGCAATGGCGACACGCTGCTGCTGCCCGCCCGACAGGGCCGAGGGGTACTTGTCGGCCTGTTCCGGGATATGCACCCGGTCAAGATACTTGCGCGCCGTGGCCTCGGCGTCCGAGGTGGAAAGGCCGCGGACTTTCATCGGGCCGATGGTCAGATTCTCCAGCACCGTGAGGTGGGGAAAGAGGTTGAACTGCTGGAACACCATGCCGACGTTTTGGCGCAGCTGGCGGATTTCCTTCGCGTTCTCGTGGACTTCGATCCCGTCGATCACAAGCGTGCCGGAGTTGTGGAATTCCAACCCGTTGAAACAGCGGATCAGGGTTGATTTGCCGGACCCCGATGGGCCGCAGACGACCATCTTCTCGCCCTGATGGACGCTCAAGTTGATATCTTTCAGCGCATGGAAATCGCCATAGAACTTGTCGAGGTGCGTCGCCTCGATAATCACTTGCTGGTCGTTCATCGTGGATAGGTCCCGGCTCTCTGACGCATTCGCAACAGACCTAGGCTGGATCGGGGCGAAGGGTAGGCTTGCTTTACCGGCAATTTCTTTACCTTATGCGAGGGCATCGGGGATCAGGGCCCCTTGAGATGAAGCCTATCGCCAAAGATTGCACTTTTACACCCGCGCAAGGATAAATTGACATGTCTGCCTGGATTGAAATGATTTCAGATGAAAACGCAGACGAGAGGCTTCGGGCGTCGCTGGACAAGGCACGCACGCCCCATGGCACGGTGGACAACGTGATGCGGGTGCATTCGCTGCGCCCCTCGACAATGGATGGGCATGTGACGCTCTACCGGGCGTGTCTGCATGACGATGGCAACACGATCCCCGAATGGTTTCAGGAAGTGATCGCATCACTGGTGTCCGTGCTGAACGATTGCCCCTACTCCTATGCCAACCATTGGGCTAATGCGCGCCACCTGATCGGCGATGACACGCGGGCCGATGCCGTGGAAGCGGCGCTGAAGGGCGATCTGGCCGAGGCGTTCGAGGGCAAGCATCTGGAGGCGCTGGTCCATGCCCGCAAGCTGACGCTGCATCCGGGGGCGATGGAAAAGGCGGATGTGGAGGCGCTGCGCACGGCGGGTTGGAGCGACGGAGAGATATTGGAGATCAACCAGATCGTCGGCTATTTCTGCTACGTCAATCGTCTGCTCAACGGGCTTGGCGTAACCACCGACGGCGATGTCGTCGGCTATTACGCCAACTCCTGAATGGCGGCGGCAATTGACAAGGACCTGACCAAGGGTCCCATCCCGAAACATTTCTGGGCGCTGGCCATTCCGGCAGCCGTGGGGATGTTGTTCAATACACTCTACAACGTCGTGGATGTCTATTTCGCGGGCCTTGTCAGCACGGCAGCGCAGGCGGGCCTATCGTTGGGGTTCCAGATCCTGTTTCTGTCCATGGCGCTTGGCGTGGGTCTTGGTGCGGCCATGGGCGCATTGGTTGGCAACGCCCTTGGCGAAGGCGACAACCGGCTGGCGCGGCGGTACTGCGCACAAGGTATCAGCTTTGGGCTGTTGGGGGCCGTGATCCTTGGCGGCGCAGGTCAGTGGTACGGACCAAGACTGATCGAATTCGTGTCGGCGGATGCGGAATACCAGACCACGGCGATCACCTATTTCCGCCTGCTGACGCTGGCGCTGCCGGGATTCATCGTCGCGGCAGGAGCGAATGGCATTTTGCAGGCCCATGGCGATGGCAGATCGATGCGCCGCGCGCTGGTGGTGGCCTTCTTCGCCAACCTCGCCCTGAACCCCCTTCTGATGTTCGGCATTCCCGGCATCTGGGATGGCCTTGGCTTTCCCGGCCTCGCCATCTCGACCATCGTCAGCCAGACGGGCGTCATGGTGTATCTGATCCGTCAGGTCGTCCTCCTCGATACGATGGAGGCGACGGAAACGCGCCATTTCGTGCCCGATATGCCCCGCTACCGGGAGATCGTGGAACAGGTCATCCCCTCGGGCTTTGCCTTCCTGATCATGATCCTTGCCGGCGTCGTGGTGCAGTTTGCCCTGAAGGATTTCGGGGAGCATGCGGTTGCAGGCTATGGCATCGGTATCCGGTTGGAGCAGTTGATCATCTTGCCGCTGATGGGGCTATCGAGCGCGCTTTTGCCCATTGCGGCCCAGAACCTTGGCGCCAAGAACCCTGATCGGGTGCGAGAGGCGATGTTCTATTGCTGGAAGGCGGGCGCCGTGATCGCCATGATCGCGGGGCCCATGTTGTGGTTTGCCGGTCCCTTTTTCGTCAGCCTCTTTACCGATGATGCAGAGGTCATTCGCGTAGGCA
It contains:
- a CDS encoding NAD(P)/FAD-dependent oxidoreductase; the protein is MTAQIPWPNSLWKHTAPTSEAHAPLREEVTADVTVIGAGYTGLRAALALAEAGLRVVVLDAGEVGWGASGRTGGQVNPMLPFNSPAQVKAMVGARTFEKLAEQSLGSADEVFDLINTYQIDCQARQNGWLRVHHSKAAQTKASADIAEWNAVGAEMQVIDRDAVAAISGTRAYRTGTLNPKGGAVHPLMFVRGLAAAGKARGVAIYGQSAVTRLLKEAKTWATRTDGGAVKSEWVVVATNGYTDGLVKDLAASILPVSPIQIATEPLPEDVMGDILPKGHTISDSRRVIMYARREPDNRMVYGGHGEPDGKGGLKGFEWLVKDAERVFPQLRGVSWPHRWGGNIAVTEDHLPHLHEPQAGLIVGLGYNGRGVAMSNVMGRVMAERILGARPEDLPFPVTQVAGIPLRRMKVFGMKYVIRWMKVLDYLETR
- a CDS encoding ABC transporter substrate-binding protein; amino-acid sequence: MKKTIASLLAGTAILASGQAALADGHIEEITVAYFLEWPLPMYDAWANGEFDEALGVTINWVSFETGTAMSAAMASGDVHIAVSQGLPPFVVAASAGQDIEVVDVAVTYSDNQNCVVRSDLEIDADNAGELAGRRVAVPLGTAAHYDFLRQMEHFGVDLASLEIVDMAPPEGAAALSQGAVDFACGYGGGYTRMLEYGNILLTGAEKEEVGILVFDVISAPAEFVAENPDLVASFLAVTQAANDRWNEAPNDEMLANIAQQAGMDLEAARAAIATMAFPSGETVLGPIWMDGGMATFMAGVAGVFVEAGSIDGALDDYTDRVNPGPLSEAIN
- a CDS encoding aromatic ring-hydroxylating dioxygenase subunit alpha, which produces MFLKNCWYVAAWSHDIDRTLRAETFLGEHIVLYRKQDGTPVALEDACPHRKLPLSDGALNGDAVECGYHGLTFDCAGSCVAAPTQKDAIPARARVKSYPVVDRYRFTWIWMGDPDRADPDLIFDIPNFDDPTWGKTDGGVLDIDCNYLWVVDNLLDPSHVAWVHVTSFAGGGTDGAPLDVKKTDQGVQVTRWIFGQPPSPYYENLLAFNGPCDRLQHYEMTRPAMATNMSIYTPPGTGGYGSTPVADTFINVSYNFMTPITEDKTRYFWFQHRNSEPDNREMSETMNKGAIMAFNEDKAILEKVHKGMKHAVTPHIDLGLDAGAKTFRLGLAKAIEAEG
- a CDS encoding cold-shock protein, whose product is MANGTVKWFNSTKGFGFIAPEGGAKDVFVHISALERAGLTSLEDNQKVTFDIEAGRDGRESAANLALA
- a CDS encoding LysR substrate-binding domain-containing protein, coding for MILNLPYASLRAFEAVVRLGGFSAAANELGVSQSAVSQHVKSLEEWLGQELLVRGARTSKATRYGALLAREIDRGLGGISEVCTQIRTASHVDTTVVISCLPGFAFTWLFPRLLRFDLAHPDLSISIATDTGGRPFNPADADIGIRYGHGEFANLRVDHLMSERLFPVCAPSVAVTLTDVASLGSHTLLQDEILNFGSANPSWEYWAEACGVLLPSRARTRRFGQSNLVLQAAIEGLGVALGREPLVLDALADGRLVRPFAQITRSPLSYWLVRREQTDDSPKVQEFLKWIKEEAESQPDIPDPLNKCA
- a CDS encoding amino acid ABC transporter permease — encoded protein: MTKFFKRLRWPDYLIAGLLVAFFGYIAYAIEGTLNYNWRWHLIPNYIVGWHTSREEWFANLLLQGLAATIRISIYASILALIFGTILGIARCSGNLTIRMLARTYLELLRNIPPVVVVFIFFFFLSQQLIDLLNLERWARGIARQDDIAVWEFFFGEMRRFPSLISGVIVLALFESAFVGEIVRAGIQSVPKGQREAARSIGMSRGQEMRYIVLPQAMKKVVPPMANQFITLIKDSSIISLISVQELTYKTVELVASTRMIFEAWITTAAFYFIICFGLSRLFARLEKGRKKG
- a CDS encoding non-heme iron oxygenase ferredoxin subunit → MPREKAWGDAIPVAELEKGWVTRVKVGGRLLAIYDTPSGLFASAALCNHGGADLCDGYFDGHVIECPLHQGAFDVRNGRAVGAPAVRAMLTYEVRVEGGMVQVLV
- a CDS encoding fatty acid desaturase family protein, which translates into the protein MTQTSKTSAIVTPLTQALAEGKLTRDQLKDFMQRSDGPGLRRVALWLVMLACSTTLVVLAWDSWLIWPAMFVQGVILVHHFSLQHECVHYTVFRTRWLNDVVGQICGYTILLPHRFFRYEHCDHHTYTQVTGEDPEQIPMPTSFGAYFLYLSALPYWKTKFTEVFRHASGGLSEAERGFIPKEEWAAVARDARLMLGFYAVVIAGMAVTGWWGLVWLWLIPLILGEPVMRFIRMTEHVGRPTVPQMSDNTRTNLVSAPMRFLCWNMNYHAEHHYVSSVPFHALPRLHETLKDHIHVEPGGYIGAHRDIWRQIRANNAA